From a region of the Gossypium raimondii isolate GPD5lz chromosome 10, ASM2569854v1, whole genome shotgun sequence genome:
- the LOC128033715 gene encoding uncharacterized protein LOC128033715: protein MEPLRNEYKQILRSRSRSRRTQLRDINKLFTESFHEWLPETVWSGKNVIDEVKWLSQGPNRVVKRYSAFLINGFRFHTKYRERLRRTQNCGIVINSSITSYASARDNNPVEGNVEYFGLLTDIIELDYYGKWKVVLFRGDWADVNTGRGIKQDQFGFTMVNFTRLIHTGQQLIDEPYVFSSQVKQVFYSKDPIDEGWYVVLRNIPRDLFDMGSGSRDGIDDRTQALSFPEQNLNENIPSTSTHSQWVRQDTNEDIYGL from the exons atggaacctttacgcaa tgagtacaaacaaatactgagatctcgttcgcgctcccgaagaacacaacttCGAGACatcaataagttgttcacaGAATCTTTCCATGAATGGTTACCCGAAACG gtttggagtgggaagaacgtgatcgacgaagttaaatggctttctcaaggtccaaatcgagtggttaaaagatatagtgcgttcctcataaacggattcagatttcatacaaaatatcgcgagagattgaggagaacgcaaaattgtggaatagttattaattcctcaattactagttatgctagtgctagggacaacaaccctgtcgagggaaatgtagAATATTTCGGACTTCTTACTgatataattgagttggattactacggaaaatggaaagttgtcttatttcgaggtgattgggccgatgttaatactggtcgtggaattaagcaagatcaatttggtttcacaatggtgaacttcACTCGATTGATTCAtacaggacaacaattgattgatgagccgtacgtattttcttctcaagtcaaacaagttttttactcaaaagatccaattgatgagggttggtacgttgtactccgtaacatccctagggacttgtttgacatgggcagtggaagtagagatggcaTTGACGACAGAACACAAGCTTTGtcatttccagaacaaaacttaaacgaaaacatccctagtactagtacacacagtcaatgggtccgccaggatacgaatgaagatatttatggattataa